The Archangium primigenium genomic interval ACGGCCACGCGGCTCGCGCCGGGCGTCGCGAAGCTGGACCGGGGGCCGGTGGACCTGCGGGCCCTCGTGTCCGAGCGGGTCAGCAGCCTCGCGCTCAGCACCGACCACCCCATCCACCTGTGCTCCAGCGAGGGCGTCCCCCTGGTGAACGCCGACCCCCAGCGGATGCGCGAGGTGATGCTCCACCTGCTGGAGAACGCCATCCGCTACTCGCCCCCCGCGCACCCCATCGAAGTGCGGCTGGAATGCGCGGAGAGTGAAGCGGTGGTGTCCGTGCACGACCAGGGCCCGGGCATTCCCCCCGAGCGACAGCCCCACGTCTTCGAGCCGCTCTACGAGCCACTGCCCTCGGGCGCCACGGGGTACGTGGGCATGGTGGGCCTGGGCCTGCACCTGAGCTCGCGCATCATCGAGGCCCATGGCGGCCGCATCTGGCTGGAGAGCGCCCCCGGCCAGGGCACCACGTTCCACTTCAGCCTGCCCCTGCAGCGGATGGAAGGTTCCCGGCACGCCAACGCCTGAGCTAGACATCCGACCCCATGTCCAGCCGACCTCCGTCCCGCGGCTACGCCTACTCGCTGCTCGCGACCCTGCTCGCCACCGTCATCCAATGGCCCACGGTGGCGTGGCTCCAGGACACCACCCGCTCCGCCCTGCCCTTGCTGGTCGCGGGGCTCCTCTCGGTGCCCTACCTCGTCCAGCTGAGAAACCCCTGGCACCCCGCCCGACCCCGCTTCGTGGCGCACCTGGCCCTGGGCTGGTGGGTGACGTGCCTGGTGTTCGACCTGCTGCTCACCCCCGCGAGCCTCGCCGTGCGCGCGGGGCTGTCCCCGCAGGTCGTCTGGGGCGTCGTGGGCGTGTTCGCGCTGGCCTCGGGGGTGAAGTCCGTGTTGGGCGAGCCGCGGCTGCGGCGGCGCGAGGTGCGCGTGGAGGGCCTGCCCCCGGCGCTGGACGGCTACCGCATCGGGCAGATCTCCGACGTGCACTGCGGCCCCGAGGTCTCCGAGCAGCGGGTGGCGCGCTGGGTGGCGCGCCTCAACGCGCTCGAGGTGGACCTGATGACGGTGACGGGAGACCTCATCACCCATGGCGCCTCTCACGTGGAGGCGGTGGCGCGCGCCCTGGGCGGCCTGCGCGCGAAGGATGGCGTCTTCGCCTGCATGGGCAACCACGACTACTTCACCGAGCCCGAGCACCTGGTGCGCGAGCTGGAGCGCCACGGACTCCAGGTGCTGCGCAACCAGGGCGTGGTGGTGGAGCGCGGCGATGCGCGGCTGTACGTGGCGGGCGTGGATGACACGTGGACGTCGCGCAACGATCTCACCCGGGCGCTCGCGCGGCGGCCAGAGGGCGTGCCCACGGTGCTGCTCGCCCATGACCCGGACCTCTTTCCCATGGCCCACGCCCGGGGCGTCGAGCTGACGCTGTCGGGACACACGCACGGGGGCCAGCTCGCCGTGCCCGGCGTGCGCCGCCTGTCCCTGGCGCGCATCCTGACGTCCTGGACCGCGGGCATGTACCGCCGCGAGCGCTCGTGGCTGTACGTGAACCTCGGCGCGGGGACGACGGGGCCGCCGGTGCGCTGGGGCGCTCCCGCGGAGCTGGTGGTGCTCACGCTGCGCCGGGCCTGACCGGATTGTCCTCCGGGACGCGGGGCGAGCTGTGCCAAGGTGGCCACGGCACCTGAGGGGAGCCGCGCACGTCGCGGCCCCGGGAGAACAGCACATGGCGGAGACGAAGAAGTACGCGGGCGGCTGTCACTGCGGCAGGTTCACGTTCGAGGTGAACACGGACCTGGACACGGCCATTTCCTGCAACTGTTCCATCTGCACCAAGCGCGGGCTGGTGCTCACCATGGTGGGTCCCGAGCAGTTCGCCCTCACGAAGGGCACGCTGGGCGAGATGACGAAGTACCAGTTCAACAAGAAGGTGGTGGACCACCTGTTCTGCCCGGACTGTGGCGTGGAGGCCTTCGGCACCGGCCAGGCGCCCAACGGGCAGACGATGTTCGCCATCAACGTGCGCTGCCTGGAGGGCGTGGACGTCACCACCCTCAAGCCCAGGCCCGTCGACGGACGCAAGTACTAGCACCGCCCGGAACGGACGGCGGCGGGCGCCTGGCGCTCCGCCGCCCACCCTGTCCCGGAGGCACCCGCGGGACTACTCGGCGACGGACACCTTCACCTCGATGTTGCCGCGCGTGGCGTTGGAGTACGGGCACACCTGGTGGGCCGCCTCCATCAGCTTCTGCGCCTCCTCGTGGGGGATGCCGGGCAGGATGCCCTGGAGCTCCACCGCGAGGCCGAAGCCGCCATCGGGCGTCTTGCCAATGGTGACGGCGGCCTTCACGCCGGCCTTCTCGTCCAGCTTCTTGCCCATCTTGCCCGCCACGAGCCGCAGCGCGCTCTCGAAGCAGGAGGAGAAGCCCGCGGCGAAGAGCTGCTCGGGGTTGGTGGCCGTCGTCTTGCCGGAGCCGCCCAGCTGCTTGGGCATCGCCAGCTCCAGGTTGTCCAGCGGGCTGTTCTCGAGCGACAGCTTGCCGTTGCGGCCGCCGTGGGTGGTGGCGGTGGTGGTGTAGAGCGGGCTGATCGTGACCGGGGCCATGGTGTTGCTCCTTCGCGGTGAGTGCTTCGGGTGTATGAGAACTACTCGGAAACCTTCGTGAACAGCCGCTGGATGGCCTCGCGCAACTTCCCGAGTTCCTCCAGCGTCAGGCCGGTACGGCGCAAAATGGCCTCGGGGATGCACTCCGCCTTGCGGCGCATCGTCCGGCCGCGCGGCGTGAGCGACACGCGCACCGAGCGCGCGTCTTCGGTGGAGCGCTCGCGGCGCACCAGCCCCAGCGTCTCCAACCGCTTGAGCAGGGGCGTGAGCGTGCCCGAGTCCAGGTACAGCTTCTCCCCCAACCCCTTCACCGTCATCCCATCCGTCTCCCACAGCACCAGCATCACCAGGTACTGCGGGTACGTCAGCCCCAGCTCCTCCAACAGCGGCGTGTAGGCCTGCACCATCGCCCGCGACGCGGCGTAGAGCGAAAAGCACAGCTGCAGGTCCAGGCGGAGGAAGTCGTCCGACGACATGGAGGATGTGTACCGCCGATTTCGATTGGACGCAATTGAATTGTGAGCAATCAATCCCGCCGTCGATCTGTCGCCAAGGTGGCAGCGTGGCGCCGGGGCACCCACGTGGCCCCCGCGCGCCCTGCTATCTCCAGGGGAATGACCAAGCCCTCCCGCCGGACCGCGTCCCGCCCTCACGTCACCTGCCACATGCTCGGCTCAGTGGACGGTCGGATCGTCCAGAAGATCTGGGCCTTGAAGGACTCGGCGCGCTACTTCGAGGAGACCGCCGAGAAGATCAAGGTCGATGCCTGGGTCGTCGGTCGCACGACGATGCAGGAGTTCTCGAGCAAGCGGCAGCGCCCGCGCACCGGCACGTTCGAGGTGCCACCCGGTGATTTCGTGGCGAAGAAGTCGAAGACCTACGCCGTGGCGATCGACCCGAGCGGCAAGTGCCGCTGGGACAGCGACATGGTCTCCACCGAGCACGTCATCGAGGTGCTGACCGAGCAGGTCCCCGCGGAGTACCTCCACCACCTGCGCTCCAAGGGCGTCTCCTACATCTTCGGAGGCAAGACCGAGCTCGATCTCGCGCTGGTGCTGCGCAAGCTCGGGGAACTCTTCGGCATGCGCCGGGTGCGCCTGGATGGCGGTGGCCACATGAATGGCACCTTCCTGAAGGCGGGCCTCGTGGATGAATTGAGCCTCGTGCTCGCGCCGCTCGCCGACGGCACCATCGGGACCCCTTCGGTGTTCGACGTGGAGGAAGGCTACGGCCGCCGCAAGGCGACGCACTTCCACCTGCGCTCCGTGCGCCGGTTCGAGAAGGACTTCCTCTGGATGCGCTACGAGGTCACCTCGTCCCGGTCCTCGTCGGCCAGCGCGAAGACCCCCCGGAAGTAACCCTCAGCGCTTGCCCGCGCCGCCCATCTGGAGCGGCCCTCCGCGCTGGACGGCGCGCTCGCCTCATCCAGACGGCCCAGGTAGATGCCGAGGAGGAAGAAGGCGACATGACGCGGCTCCTGGCGGAAACGCGCGTCGAGGCGGCGATCCTACGAGCCTGGGGGCACCGGCGTCATCCGCGTGCCTTCGAGCGCCCGGGCGGCGTAGGGCTCGCGGGACTCCCCCTGGAGTTCCTTGAGCCGGTCCACCAGCCACTGCTCGGGCGAGCCGAACCCCTTGCGCTGGAGCTGGACCGGCGAGGACTTGAACTGGGGCTGCTGGCTCACGGGATCGCGCGTGAACCACGTGTGCTGGTTGGCTCCCTGGCGCCCATGGCCGTAGTGGAAGGGAATGAAGAGTTCCCCGGGCCGCACCGTGTCCACCACCAGCGCGGGGCCCTCCCACGCGCCCTGCACCGAGGTGACCTCCACGATGTCTCCCAGTTGGATGCCCAGCCGCGCGGCGTCCTCGGGGTGCACTTCCACGTAGGCATGTGGCGCGCGCCGGTCCAGGGCCGGGGCACGTGCCGTCTTGGTCCGGGTATGCCAGTGATAGACCACCCGTCCCGTGGTGAGCGTGAACGGGTAGTCCTTCGTGGTGGGGTTGGGCATGCGCCGCCAGCGCGCGGGCTTGAGGAAGGCCTTGCCCTTCGGATCGATGCGCGAATACTCGTCCCGCGTGTGCTTGTTGCCGGTGAGGAAGTCCGCGCCGTACGACTCGCAGTCGTCGATGCCCGTCCAGAACTTCAAGTCCTCGTAGAGCCGCTCGGAGCCCTCCGGGTGCTCGGCGTTCACCGGCCAGCGCACCGCGCCCTTCTCCAGGATGAGCTCGTAGGTGAGGCCCGAGTAGTCACACGGTCGGCCCTTGGACACCCGGCGCCACTCCTCGAAGGCCTCGCGCGTGTCCCGAAAAGGCAGCAGGGGCGCGCCATCCTTGTCCTTGAAGCCGAGCCGCTGGCCCACCTCCACGAAGAGGTCGAAGTCCGTGCGCGCCTGGCCAGGAGGCTCCACGGCCTTGAGCAACAGGTTCACGGTCCGGTCCGCGTTGGTGATGCAGCCCGTCTTCTCGCCCCACATCGCCACCGGGAAGTAGATGTCGGCGATGTTCACCGTCTCCGTGTCGATGAAGGGATCCTGCACCACCAGGAACGTGCGCTGGAGGATGCGCGTGGTGCGGTTCTGGTCCGGCATGCTCACGAGCGGGTTGGTGCCGATGACCCACATGAACTCGATCTCGCCCCGCTCCGCCACCTCCATCATGGTGGTGATGTCCTTGGGGACCTCGGAGTGGAACCGCTCGAAGTCGAGGTTCCACAGGTCGCACAGCTCCTTCATGTGCTTGGAGTTGTGCGGGTTGCGGTAGGCGGGATAGGAGCCGTCCGCGCCCGCCTCCCGGTTGGACATGGCCGAGGGCTGTCCCGCCATCAGCAGCGGCCCCGCTCCCGGCTTGCCAATGGCCCCGAGCAGCAGGTGCACCGAGTTGACCAGGGAGGAGGCCGCCGTGGCCTCCACGCTCTGGTAGAAGCCTTGCAGCACGGTGGAGACCATCCTCGGCGTGGTGCCGATCCACGTCGCGGCGAGCTCCAGGTCCTCCCGCCGGATGCCGCACAGCTCCGCGACGTACTCCGGCGGGTAGTCCCGGACGGTCGTCTCCATGTCCTCGAAGCCCACCGTGTAGCGGTCCACGAACGTCCGATCGATATGGCCCTCGCGGATGAGCAGGTGGATGAGCCCGTTCATCAGCGCGACGTTCGTGCCCAGCTTGATCTGCAGATGCAGGTCCGCGCCCTGCCGCACGGTGGGACTCTTGCGCGGATCGACGACGAGGATGCGGCCCTGGTTCTTCCGCCGGGCCGCGAGCATCCGCTCCCAGAGCACCGTCTGGGTCTCCGCCACGTTGTGCCCATACAGACAGAGCAGCTCGGCCTGATCGATGTCCACGTAGGAGGCGACCGGCCCATCCGCGCCGAAGTTCGCCATGAGGCCCGTCGCGGACGTCGCCGTGCACAGCCGCGTGTTGCCGTCGATGTTCGAGGACTGGAGGCCCCCTCGCCACAGCTTGCTCAGGGCGTAGTACTCCTCCAGCATGAGCTGGCCCGAGTTGTAGCAGGCGAGGTTCTCGTGCCCCTTGTCCCAGGCCTCCTGGAACTTCTGGATGAAGAAGTCCATGGCCTCCTTCCAGGAGACGGGCTCGAGCGGCGCGCCCTTCTCCCGGCGGATGTGCGGCTGGGTCCCCCGGCGCGGATGGTTGTTGGCCATCCAGCCGTGCTCGCCCTTGGGGCCCAGGTGCCCGAAGTTCACCGGGTGGCGGGCGCTGCCGCGCACCCCGACGATCTTCTCGTCCTTCACCGCGATGTCCAGGCCACAGCCGTTCGAACACAGGAGGCAAGCGGAGTGAACCCACCGGTCGGGTTCGCCTTCAATGCCCAGGTTCTCGTCGACGCGCGGTTCCATCTCGCCCCCATGAAATCGTCTGGGGGCGTTCTTCCAGAACCCGCACGCGCCGGGCAATCGGACCGCGGGGTGAGCGACGGCTCACCGACACTCCACGGACGGATGTCAGGGGCTCCCGGACGTCGTGAAGAGCTCGAGGCCCCGCGCGAGCCGCGTCTTCACGGCCTCGGGAACGGCATAGGCCCGCGCGTCGAGGGCGCCGCGCGCGTACAGCTCCTTCGCGCCGTCCGGGCTCCCGGGGATGGGCGCGCCCAGGAGCACCGTCTGCGGCGGAGCGGCCTCCCGGAAGATCTCGATGAGCACCGAGGGTGAGCGCGCGTCCAACTGGGCCTCGGTCGGCGCGCCCTCGAGGACCCGCGTCGCGCGCAGCGCGCCGAGCCACGCGAGCAGGGCCTCGGTCTGGGCGGCATCGAGCACGAAGCCCTCGGGCGGTGGTCGCGGCTCGATCAACACCCACTGCTCACCCTCGCGGGCGACGTGGACCGTGGTCGTGTCCGTGCGCACCTTGAACCGGGTGACCTTGGACTGGACGAAGCGCACCAGGCGCAGCTCGTCGGCCGGAGCCGGAGCGGCGCTCGCCGGGGCTTCCACCGGGGCCACCGCGGGCATGGGCGCCTCCGCCGTCTCACTGCCCCCCCGGAGGGCCAGGAACGCCACGAGCAGCAGGGCGAGGACGCCCAGGACGACGATCATTCGCTTGTTCATCGCCGTCGAGCTTGCCCCGACGAGGGGTGCAATCCAACATCACTCTTCGTGAGCGACTCCTCTTCCTCCCCTTCCTGGGCCTGGCCCGGACACCTGCATACGCTCGGACCCTTCGAGGTGCCGGGCTTCCCCTCCCGAAAAGCCTCCGTCTACGTGCCAGGCGGAGACCCGACGCCGCTGCACGAGCGGCCGGTGCTCTACCTCTTCGATGGCCAGAACTGCTGGACGGACTGGGGCAGCTACTCGGGCGGCTGGTACGCGCACGAGGCCGTCCAGGCGCTCGTGGGGGATGGGGCCTTCCGCGCGCCCGTCGTGGTGGGGCTCGAGCACGGAGGCGAGCGGCGCATCGACGAGCTGTCCGCGTGGGAGATGGGGCCCGGCCGGGGCGGCGGCGCGGAGCCTTTCTTCGAGTGGGTGGTGCACCACTTCATGCCGCACGTGCAGCACACCCTGGGGCTCGCGAGCGGGCCGCTGCACACCGTGATGGGCGGCTCGTCCATGGGCGGCCTCGCGGCGCTCTGGTCGCACTACCGCTACCCGCATGCCATTGGCGGCGCCCTCTGCATGTCGTCCGCCTTCGGCGTGGGCGGCAAGGCGCTCTTCCCCTTCGTGGAGTCGCGCGCCAAGCCGGCCATCAGCCGCGTGTACATCGACTGCGGAGGTCAGGAGGGCGGAGGCCGCATGCTCGCGACCTCCGAGGAGATGGTGCACCTGCTCGCCAGGAAGGGCTACCCGGAGGGCGGCCTGCTGTGGCGCCCGGACCCAGGGGCCGGGCACAACGAGCAGGCCTGGAGGCGCCGGTTGCCCGACGCCCTGCGCTTCATGTTCCGGCGCTGAGCCGCGCGGCTCAGGCGGGGATGAGGTCCTTGTCGTGGCGGGCCCAGTGCCGGTGCTGGGCGATGGCCTCGATGAACTTCTCGTTGAAGTCCGCGCCATCCACCACCACGCCCAGGGCCGGCGTGGACAGGCCGCCCGCCTTGAGCAGCTCGGCGGCGTCCTTGGTCACCCCGATGGGCTTGCAGTGGCGGTAGGCCTCCTGCACGAAGTGCAGCGAGTCGCCGTCCTTCTTGAGCACGGACACGCTCGCGGCGCCTCCGGGCACGAAGACGGCGTCGTACTCGAACGAGCCCGTGGTGAGGGCGCTCTTGTCGACCTTGACCGACTGGCCGTCCGAGCCCTTCACCATGCCCAGGCGCCGGGAGATGAGCACCAGCTCGCCGCCGGCCTTCTCGATGGCCGCCTTGGTGCTCTGGAGATCCGCGGCGTCGAAGCCGTCACCAATGAGCACGCCGATGCGCCGCGTCTTGATGGAGTCCTTCTTCTGGTTCTCCATGCTCAGGGCGGGCGACTTGTCGATCTTCGGCACGCCGAGGCTCTCGGCCACCTTCTCCAGCTTGCCCTTGACCGCGGTCGCCGTGGGCACGCTGAGCCCCAGGCCCTCGGCCACCTCGGTGGCGAGCTCCGAGTCGATGTGCACGAGCACCGCGTCGATGACGCGCTTGCGCACCTCCTCGCGCTCCACCTTGCCCAGCTCGAACTGGAGCGCCTGGATGATGTGCTCGCGCTCGGGCTTGGACATGCTGCGGAAGAACAGGCCCGCCTGGCTGAAATGGTCCTGGAAGCTCTCGGCGCGCTTGCGGATCTTCTCGCCCGTCACCTTCTGCGGGAAGTGCCGGTAGCCGCCCTGCTCCTGCGAGGCGAGGAAGGGGCAGCCGCCACCGAGCGAGTTGGGGAAGTAGTTGACCTGCCCCACCGGGATGGAGTGCCGCTGGAAGCCGTCCTGCTGGAAGTTGTGGACCGGCGCCACCGGGCGGTTGATGGGGATCTGGTTGAAGTTCGGCCCGCCCAGGCGCGTGAGCTGGGTGTCCAGGTAGGAGAAGTTGCGCGCGTGCAGCAGCGGATCATCCGTGAAGTCGATGCCCGGCACGACGTTGGCGGTGCAGAAGGCCACCTGCTCGGTCTCGGCGAAGTAGTTCGTCGGGTTGCGGTTGAGCACCAGCTTGCCCACCCGGCGCACGGGGACGAGCTCCTCGGGGATGAGCTTGGTGGAGTCCAACAGCTCGATGCCCAGCTTCTCCGCGTCCTCCTCCTCGATGATCTGCAG includes:
- a CDS encoding metallophosphoesterase, with protein sequence MSSRPPSRGYAYSLLATLLATVIQWPTVAWLQDTTRSALPLLVAGLLSVPYLVQLRNPWHPARPRFVAHLALGWWVTCLVFDLLLTPASLAVRAGLSPQVVWGVVGVFALASGVKSVLGEPRLRRREVRVEGLPPALDGYRIGQISDVHCGPEVSEQRVARWVARLNALEVDLMTVTGDLITHGASHVEAVARALGGLRAKDGVFACMGNHDYFTEPEHLVRELERHGLQVLRNQGVVVERGDARLYVAGVDDTWTSRNDLTRALARRPEGVPTVLLAHDPDLFPMAHARGVELTLSGHTHGGQLAVPGVRRLSLARILTSWTAGMYRRERSWLYVNLGAGTTGPPVRWGAPAELVVLTLRRA
- a CDS encoding GFA family protein, producing the protein MAETKKYAGGCHCGRFTFEVNTDLDTAISCNCSICTKRGLVLTMVGPEQFALTKGTLGEMTKYQFNKKVVDHLFCPDCGVEAFGTGQAPNGQTMFAINVRCLEGVDVTTLKPRPVDGRKY
- a CDS encoding organic hydroperoxide resistance protein gives rise to the protein MAPVTISPLYTTTATTHGGRNGKLSLENSPLDNLELAMPKQLGGSGKTTATNPEQLFAAGFSSCFESALRLVAGKMGKKLDEKAGVKAAVTIGKTPDGGFGLAVELQGILPGIPHEEAQKLMEAAHQVCPYSNATRGNIEVKVSVAE
- a CDS encoding MarR family winged helix-turn-helix transcriptional regulator, yielding MSSDDFLRLDLQLCFSLYAASRAMVQAYTPLLEELGLTYPQYLVMLVLWETDGMTVKGLGEKLYLDSGTLTPLLKRLETLGLVRRERSTEDARSVRVSLTPRGRTMRRKAECIPEAILRRTGLTLEELGKLREAIQRLFTKVSE
- a CDS encoding RibD family protein; the encoded protein is MTKPSRRTASRPHVTCHMLGSVDGRIVQKIWALKDSARYFEETAEKIKVDAWVVGRTTMQEFSSKRQRPRTGTFEVPPGDFVAKKSKTYAVAIDPSGKCRWDSDMVSTEHVIEVLTEQVPAEYLHHLRSKGVSYIFGGKTELDLALVLRKLGELFGMRRVRLDGGGHMNGTFLKAGLVDELSLVLAPLADGTIGTPSVFDVEEGYGRRKATHFHLRSVRRFEKDFLWMRYEVTSSRSSSASAKTPRK
- a CDS encoding molybdopterin oxidoreductase family protein; this encodes MEPRVDENLGIEGEPDRWVHSACLLCSNGCGLDIAVKDEKIVGVRGSARHPVNFGHLGPKGEHGWMANNHPRRGTQPHIRREKGAPLEPVSWKEAMDFFIQKFQEAWDKGHENLACYNSGQLMLEEYYALSKLWRGGLQSSNIDGNTRLCTATSATGLMANFGADGPVASYVDIDQAELLCLYGHNVAETQTVLWERMLAARRKNQGRILVVDPRKSPTVRQGADLHLQIKLGTNVALMNGLIHLLIREGHIDRTFVDRYTVGFEDMETTVRDYPPEYVAELCGIRREDLELAATWIGTTPRMVSTVLQGFYQSVEATAASSLVNSVHLLLGAIGKPGAGPLLMAGQPSAMSNREAGADGSYPAYRNPHNSKHMKELCDLWNLDFERFHSEVPKDITTMMEVAERGEIEFMWVIGTNPLVSMPDQNRTTRILQRTFLVVQDPFIDTETVNIADIYFPVAMWGEKTGCITNADRTVNLLLKAVEPPGQARTDFDLFVEVGQRLGFKDKDGAPLLPFRDTREAFEEWRRVSKGRPCDYSGLTYELILEKGAVRWPVNAEHPEGSERLYEDLKFWTGIDDCESYGADFLTGNKHTRDEYSRIDPKGKAFLKPARWRRMPNPTTKDYPFTLTTGRVVYHWHTRTKTARAPALDRRAPHAYVEVHPEDAARLGIQLGDIVEVTSVQGAWEGPALVVDTVRPGELFIPFHYGHGRQGANQHTWFTRDPVSQQPQFKSSPVQLQRKGFGSPEQWLVDRLKELQGESREPYAARALEGTRMTPVPPGS
- a CDS encoding alpha/beta hydrolase-fold protein, with protein sequence MSDSSSSPSWAWPGHLHTLGPFEVPGFPSRKASVYVPGGDPTPLHERPVLYLFDGQNCWTDWGSYSGGWYAHEAVQALVGDGAFRAPVVVGLEHGGERRIDELSAWEMGPGRGGGAEPFFEWVVHHFMPHVQHTLGLASGPLHTVMGGSSMGGLAALWSHYRYPHAIGGALCMSSAFGVGGKALFPFVESRAKPAISRVYIDCGGQEGGGRMLATSEEMVHLLARKGYPEGGLLWRPDPGAGHNEQAWRRRLPDALRFMFRR
- a CDS encoding catalase; translation: MSQKTPETVSINERSKDVALEKERSDPSGQRLTTDTGVPIEDTDNSLKVGARGPTLLEDFHLREKIMRFDHERIPERVVHARGAAAHGYFQMYESLSEFSRAKVFQDPSKKTPVFVRFSTVAGSRGSADTARDVRGFAVKFYTEEGNWDLVGNNIPVFFIQDGIKFPDVVHAAKPEPHHEIPQAATAHNSFWDFVSLVPESAHMIMWIMSDRAIPRSYRMMEGFGVHTFRLINAQGKSRFVKFHWKPLLGVHSLVWDESQKLAGKDPDYHRRDLYESIEKGNFPEWELGLQIIEEEDAEKLGIELLDSTKLIPEELVPVRRVGKLVLNRNPTNYFAETEQVAFCTANVVPGIDFTDDPLLHARNFSYLDTQLTRLGGPNFNQIPINRPVAPVHNFQQDGFQRHSIPVGQVNYFPNSLGGGCPFLASQEQGGYRHFPQKVTGEKIRKRAESFQDHFSQAGLFFRSMSKPEREHIIQALQFELGKVEREEVRKRVIDAVLVHIDSELATEVAEGLGLSVPTATAVKGKLEKVAESLGVPKIDKSPALSMENQKKDSIKTRRIGVLIGDGFDAADLQSTKAAIEKAGGELVLISRRLGMVKGSDGQSVKVDKSALTTGSFEYDAVFVPGGAASVSVLKKDGDSLHFVQEAYRHCKPIGVTKDAAELLKAGGLSTPALGVVVDGADFNEKFIEAIAQHRHWARHDKDLIPA